One genomic region from Nostoc sphaeroides encodes:
- a CDS encoding Rne/Rng family ribonuclease, translated as MPKQIIIAEQHQIAAVFSEDQIQELVVATGHHQIGDIYLGVVENVLPGIDAAFVNIGDPERNGFIHVTDLGPLKLKRTAAAITELLAPQQKVLVQVMKEPTGTKGPRLTGNITLPGRYVVLMPYGRGVNLSRRIKSESERNRLRALAILVKPAGMGLLVRTEAEGKPEEAIMEDLELLQKQWEAIQQEAHSTRAPALLNRDDDFIQRVLRDMYGADVNRIVVDSSTGLKRVKQYLQNWSGGQTPQGLLIDHHRDRSPILEYFRITAAIREALKPRVDLPSGGYIIIEPTEALTVIDVNSGSFTRSATARETVLWTNCEAATEIARQLRLRNIAGVIVVDFIDMESRRDQLQVLEHFNKALKADKARPQIAQLTELGLVELTRKRQGQNIYELFGETCPTCGGLGHTVRLPGEIENRLPIPAETPERERERFVSLPHREPRQPSARIPEPRETYDGFSEAFDGDLESGNLNLINHPSYQDLNDNKRRTRTRRSRIAINGLNGKDEARVVANPLAFVNEPDLDLDVEPELGVAPEIPSPTLGKPGWSERVERTVVDRTIDRTIDRTVERAKIIKPEPVKPVVEPPEIRTVEMSLQEQDIFALMGISPLVKLDQEVKNTKSVIINVIQPGQQPTTPTESTSATIVQKATPEIIPSKIPIPKVIEPEPKPLIQETIEPSELTASPTGSLSAKASANEDENDANSAATASRRRRRRSSAIEDN; from the coding sequence ATGCCAAAACAAATTATCATCGCGGAGCAGCACCAAATTGCTGCTGTCTTTTCTGAAGATCAAATACAAGAACTAGTTGTTGCTACGGGTCATCACCAAATAGGTGATATCTACTTAGGAGTAGTAGAAAACGTATTGCCTGGGATAGATGCGGCTTTTGTCAATATTGGCGACCCAGAGCGCAACGGTTTTATTCACGTCACCGACTTAGGGCCATTAAAGCTAAAGCGTACCGCAGCAGCAATTACAGAACTACTAGCACCACAGCAGAAAGTTTTGGTGCAAGTAATGAAAGAGCCAACGGGGACAAAAGGCCCCCGGCTGACGGGTAATATTACCTTACCTGGACGCTACGTAGTATTGATGCCTTATGGTAGAGGTGTAAATTTATCCCGACGGATTAAAAGTGAAAGTGAGCGCAACCGCTTGCGGGCACTGGCGATTTTGGTCAAACCGGCGGGAATGGGTTTGCTTGTGCGTACAGAAGCAGAAGGCAAACCCGAAGAAGCGATTATGGAAGATTTGGAATTGCTGCAAAAGCAATGGGAAGCCATTCAGCAGGAAGCGCATTCCACCCGTGCCCCAGCACTACTCAACCGGGATGATGACTTCATTCAGCGCGTATTGCGAGATATGTACGGCGCGGATGTAAATCGGATTGTCGTAGATTCCAGTACTGGTTTGAAGCGCGTCAAACAGTACTTACAGAACTGGAGCGGAGGTCAAACACCGCAGGGATTGTTAATTGACCATCACCGCGATCGCTCTCCAATTTTAGAGTACTTCCGCATCACTGCCGCCATTAGAGAAGCCCTGAAACCGAGAGTAGACCTACCTTCTGGAGGCTACATCATCATTGAGCCGACAGAGGCATTAACCGTAATTGATGTTAACTCAGGTTCCTTCACGCGATCGGCAACAGCTAGAGAAACAGTTTTGTGGACAAACTGCGAAGCTGCAACAGAAATTGCTCGCCAGTTGCGTCTACGGAATATCGCCGGAGTGATCGTTGTTGATTTTATTGATATGGAATCACGACGCGATCAACTGCAAGTTCTCGAACACTTCAATAAAGCACTCAAAGCAGACAAAGCTCGTCCGCAGATTGCTCAATTAACCGAATTAGGTTTAGTAGAACTAACCCGCAAACGCCAAGGTCAAAACATATACGAATTGTTTGGCGAAACTTGCCCCACCTGTGGCGGTTTAGGACATACAGTGCGTCTGCCTGGAGAAATCGAAAACCGATTACCAATACCAGCAGAAACACCAGAGCGTGAACGTGAGCGTTTTGTATCCCTGCCTCACCGAGAACCACGTCAGCCATCTGCCCGCATCCCAGAACCACGAGAAACCTATGATGGATTTTCAGAAGCATTTGACGGCGACCTAGAATCGGGTAATCTAAATCTGATCAATCATCCTAGTTATCAAGACCTTAATGATAATAAGCGTCGTACCCGCACTCGCCGCAGTCGAATTGCTATCAATGGGTTAAACGGGAAAGATGAAGCTAGGGTTGTAGCCAATCCACTAGCTTTTGTCAACGAGCCAGACTTAGACCTTGATGTTGAACCAGAACTAGGAGTTGCACCAGAGATTCCCTCACCCACCCTTGGTAAACCAGGTTGGAGTGAAAGAGTAGAGCGCACTGTAGTAGATCGCACTATAGATCGGACTATAGATCGGACTGTAGAACGCGCTAAAATTATCAAGCCAGAGCCAGTCAAACCAGTGGTAGAACCACCGGAGATTAGAACTGTAGAAATGAGCCTCCAGGAACAGGATATCTTTGCCTTGATGGGAATATCTCCCTTAGTGAAGTTAGACCAAGAGGTTAAAAATACCAAGTCTGTGATTATTAACGTGATTCAGCCCGGTCAACAGCCAACAACTCCAACTGAATCAACCTCAGCAACTATTGTTCAAAAAGCAACACCTGAAATAATCCCAAGCAAGATACCAATACCAAAAGTTATTGAGCCAGAACCAAAACCTTTGATACAAGAGACAATTGAACCATCTGAGTTGACTGCTAGCCCAACGGGTAGCTTGTCTGCGAAAGCTTCCGCCAACGAAGATGAAAATGATGCCAACAGCGCCGCCACTGCTAGCCGTCGCCGTCGCCGTCGTTCCTCAGCGATCGAGGATAATTAA
- a CDS encoding ribonuclease HII: MVEMSPTPLEQSNWLEFSTLSGIPGLVAGVDEVGRGALFGPVVAAAVILPDHALPILMAAKIKDSKKLSSSRRTQLAQQICGLAIDWKIGFASTAEIDKINILQATLLAMKRAVLKLKVQPALCLVDGNQLIKDLLLPQQTIIKGDERSLAIASASIVAKVWRDDLVLRLALKYPMYSLECNKGYGSQQHLLALQQYGPSPLHRQSFRPCQIKILNVE, translated from the coding sequence ATGGTAGAAATGTCGCCAACGCCCTTGGAACAATCCAATTGGCTGGAGTTTTCTACCTTGTCAGGGATTCCAGGGTTGGTTGCAGGTGTGGATGAAGTAGGGCGAGGCGCTCTATTTGGCCCTGTGGTGGCAGCAGCAGTGATATTACCAGATCATGCTTTGCCAATACTGATGGCAGCTAAAATCAAAGACAGTAAAAAGTTATCTAGTTCTCGTAGAACTCAGCTAGCGCAGCAGATTTGTGGGCTAGCTATAGACTGGAAAATTGGGTTTGCTTCTACTGCCGAAATTGACAAGATAAATATTTTGCAAGCGACGCTGTTAGCAATGAAGCGGGCTGTACTGAAGTTAAAAGTACAGCCTGCACTCTGCCTGGTTGATGGTAATCAGTTGATCAAAGACTTGCTATTGCCGCAACAAACAATAATTAAGGGGGACGAGCGATCGCTTGCCATTGCCTCTGCTAGTATTGTTGCCAAGGTTTGGCGTGACGATTTAGTACTACGTCTAGCATTAAAATACCCTATGTACAGCCTGGAGTGTAACAAGGGTTATGGTAGCCAGCAGCATTTGCTGGCTCTGCAACAATATGGGCCCTCGCCCCTACATCGTCAATCTTTTCGTCCTTGCCAAATCAAAATACTGAACGTTGAGTGA
- a CDS encoding DUF1997 domain-containing protein: protein MATRFTASQSVEIAVPEQPIPIQHYLRQPQRLVRALADNSRIDQLSEEVFRLKMRPLTFMSLSIQPTVDMRVWAESNGIIYLRSLGCEILGFEYINQRFALNLKGHLSPKELSTGTRLQGRADLEVLVDLPPPFSFTPKPILETTGNALLKSVLLSVKQRLLNQLLADYRYWVISQTKDRGLSGNSTELPILNAE from the coding sequence ATGGCTACCCGGTTTACTGCCTCCCAATCGGTTGAAATCGCTGTTCCAGAGCAGCCTATTCCCATTCAGCACTACTTGCGCCAGCCTCAACGTCTAGTTAGGGCTTTGGCTGACAACAGTAGAATTGACCAGCTTTCTGAGGAAGTATTTCGCTTGAAAATGCGTCCGTTAACTTTTATGTCATTGAGTATTCAACCTACTGTAGACATGAGAGTTTGGGCAGAATCAAATGGAATAATTTATTTGCGATCGCTAGGCTGTGAAATCCTGGGCTTCGAGTATATTAACCAGCGTTTTGCTCTCAATTTAAAAGGACATTTGTCTCCCAAAGAGTTAAGCACTGGCACTCGCCTGCAAGGAAGGGCTGATTTAGAAGTGTTGGTGGATTTGCCACCGCCATTTTCTTTCACTCCCAAGCCAATTTTAGAAACTACTGGCAATGCTTTGCTCAAAAGTGTGCTGTTATCAGTCAAGCAACGGTTATTAAATCAACTTTTGGCGGATTATCGTTACTGGGTAATATCACAAACCAAAGATAGAGGACTTAGCGGTAACAGTACTGAATTGCCAATCCTGAATGCTGAGTAA
- a CDS encoding ACT domain-containing protein, whose translation MPANTPGALLKPLQIFAQRGINLSRIESRPTKRSLGEYLFFMDLEADAKEAQMQSALAELTMHTEILKILGAYNVLPISAVTL comes from the coding sequence ATGCCTGCCAACACACCCGGAGCATTGCTCAAACCTTTGCAAATATTTGCTCAACGAGGAATTAACCTCAGCCGGATTGAATCTCGTCCGACGAAGCGATCGCTAGGCGAATACTTGTTTTTCATGGATTTAGAAGCGGATGCCAAGGAAGCACAAATGCAATCTGCTTTAGCAGAATTAACTATGCACACAGAAATTTTAAAAATTCTTGGCGCTTACAATGTTTTACCCATCAGCGCTGTTACTTTATAA
- a CDS encoding LON peptidase substrate-binding domain-containing protein — protein sequence MTSSSKIAVRELPLFPLPEVVLFPTRPLPLHIFEFRYRIMMNTILESDRRFGVLMVDPVKGTIANTGCCAEIVHHQRLPDDRIKMLTLGQQRFRVLEYVREKPYMVGLVEWIEDQAPAKDLRPLSTEVEQLLRDVVRLSAKLTEQNIELPEDLPDLPTELSYWVASNLYGVAGEQQLLLEMQDTATRLEREAEILTSTRNHLAARAVLKDTFSEK from the coding sequence ATGACATCATCTTCTAAAATTGCAGTTCGTGAACTACCTCTGTTCCCGTTACCCGAAGTAGTTCTGTTTCCTACCAGACCATTGCCCCTGCACATCTTTGAATTTCGCTACCGAATCATGATGAACACGATTTTGGAAAGCGATCGCAGGTTCGGTGTTTTGATGGTCGATCCTGTTAAAGGTACAATTGCAAACACTGGTTGCTGTGCCGAAATCGTTCATCACCAACGGCTGCCAGATGATCGCATCAAGATGTTGACTTTAGGGCAGCAAAGATTTCGGGTATTAGAGTATGTTCGTGAAAAGCCATATATGGTTGGCTTAGTTGAGTGGATTGAAGACCAAGCACCGGCTAAAGATTTGCGACCTTTATCAACTGAGGTAGAACAACTACTGCGAGATGTTGTACGTCTATCAGCCAAATTAACCGAACAAAATATCGAACTGCCAGAAGATTTGCCTGACCTACCAACAGAGTTATCTTATTGGGTAGCGAGTAATCTTTATGGTGTCGCCGGAGAGCAGCAGTTATTGCTAGAAATGCAAGATACTGCAACTCGTCTTGAGCGGGAAGCGGAAATTTTAACCTCTACTCGGAATCACTTGGCAGCTCGCGCTGTTCTCAAAGACACATTTAGTGAAAAGTGA
- the rpsJ gene encoding 30S ribosomal protein S10, with amino-acid sequence MATLQQQKIRIRLQAFDRRLLDTSCEKIVDTANRTNATAVGPIPLPTKRRIYCVLRSPHVDKDSREHFETRTHRRIIDIYQPSSKTIDALMKLDLPSGVDIEVKL; translated from the coding sequence ATGGCAACTCTACAGCAGCAGAAAATTAGAATTCGCTTACAAGCTTTTGACCGACGCTTATTAGACACATCTTGCGAGAAGATTGTAGATACAGCTAACCGCACCAATGCTACAGCCGTAGGCCCAATTCCTTTACCAACAAAACGCCGGATCTATTGTGTGCTGCGATCGCCTCACGTAGATAAAGATTCACGGGAACACTTTGAAACCCGTACTCATCGCCGGATTATTGATATTTACCAGCCCTCTTCTAAGACTATAGATGCCCTGATGAAATTGGATCTACCATCAGGTGTAGATATCGAAGTCAAACTTTAA